From a region of the Lactuca sativa cultivar Salinas chromosome 4, Lsat_Salinas_v11, whole genome shotgun sequence genome:
- the LOC111891662 gene encoding uncharacterized protein LOC111891662, producing MAGTWRPQRVDDHSKAISSHDLWIWHAFYGLACANNDINVLDQSPVFNDIYLGKSHDVPLQANGVTYKCGYYLTDGIYPPLSVFVKSFTCPNDLKKKNFKEVQESTRKDVVHVERTFGILKRRWQVLAVGARSYEVRRLQHIMYACIILHNIILEDEGRTIFRYNKNEVFSNVEGVTVGTQEYMENRREVHNRDIHHALHADLVEHVYRAHIQPPIEYCHDDLFDESDEDFDMFVKSEDFDDESDVQENDEDDEIDDEDDDSE from the coding sequence ATGGCCGGTACATGGCGACCACAAAGAGTCGacgatcattctaaggctatatcaTCACATGATCTTTGGATATGGCATGCATTCTATGGTCTAGCTTGTGCAAACAATGACATCAATGTGTTAGACCAGTCGCCAGTATTCAACGATATCTACCTTGGAAAGTCGCACGATGTACCTCTTCAAGCAAATGGGGTAACATATAAATGTGGATATTATCTTACTGACGGTATATATCCTCCCTTGTCTGTTTTTGTGAAATCGTTTACATGTCCTAACGACCtgaaaaagaaaaattttaaAGAGGTGCAAGAGTCAACTAGGAAGGATGTGGTCCATGTGGAGCGAACATTTGGTATACTTAAGAGGCGTTGGCAAGTACTAGCAGTTGGGGCAAGGTCATATGAAGTGAGAAGGTTACAACAcataatgtatgcatgtatcatattgcataatataATTCTTGAAGACGAAGGAAGAACGATATTTCGGTACaacaaaaatgaagttttttCAAATGTCGAAGGAGTAACCGTTGGTACACAAGAGTATATGGAAAATCGAAGAGAAGTACACAATCGCGACATTCATCACGCCCTTCATGCTGATTTAGTGGAGCACGTTTATAGGGCTCATATTCAGCCGCCGATAGAGTATTGtcatgatgatttgtttgacgaatCAGACGAGGATTTTGATATGTTCGTCAAGAGCGAAGATTTCGATGATGAGAGTGACGTTCAGGagaatgatgaagatgatgagatCGATGACGA